A portion of the Heliomicrobium undosum genome contains these proteins:
- a CDS encoding hybrid sensor histidine kinase/response regulator, producing the protein MQNLEFIREFVEEAASHLETVENGLLLLGEGRQERDTIHSIFRAVHSIKGTAGFFALRNIVELTHVMENLLGEARNGKLDVDGDMVDALLAANDCLKAMVGDVENSESADIAPHVRALELFLKGKDRPPAEPAPSIIVTDAKQNEVALEEKEKTVITDALKHGHRLYKIRLNLVENVSASVSPVVFFRKISSIGQIIDSYTDISDVGGLDDFLDAGLNFVFLFTTVLEKKLIALALDIPEEHIEELDVNTKLEELAQILRGGMGETETAPVRSSTMTSPPAAGQSPAQSPASAQLTSQASIEASVQGTNQQSGVHNGTAGEALPAGRETGLSAEEGIDAAKKAAAIADDTVRVHVSLLNDLLNLASEMVLGRNQLLRCLESHRKQIPGLGGILQNIDNITTELQEKIMQTRMQPVAKIFNKFPRIIRELSKKLGKDIDLHMEGTEVELDKSIIEALADPLTHLIRNAADHGIEMPEKREALGKPKTGTIHLKAYHEGGRVNIDIADDGGGIRSEKIKAKALEKGLIKPHQAEGLAERETLNLLFLPGFSTADQITDVSGRGVGMDVVKTNIERLGGSIDIFTQPERGTTFRLTLPLTLAIIPSLIVEVAGQKFALPQTNLQEMVRIKPGDANRRIERFHDAQVLRLRGRLLPVIHLGQVLGLRREAIDTSAVVRVLVLKIGAKRYGLAVDRIHDGEEILVKPLPRHLGECACYSGVTILGDGKTAMILDPDGIAAKANLRFLEEQGQRDAREQAAADMAEVQNLLLFQCSGPETFSIDLSLIARIEPIQAHHIERVGDKEFIQFRGDSLRVIQPEQYLPVNSGGARPEKLYVLIPKLVRYPMGILIHRIHDIVQTRVRFNQENIKAKGIMGTTILQNRIVLVVNIFELFESAAPEHYAVAERRQGSGQQRTILLVEDTPFFSRMEKSYLEWAGYRVLSAGNGKEALTILAAQPVDAVVSDIQMPVMDGFELARRIRADKNLAHLPVIAVTSMTDEGSRRQGREAGFDDYETKLDKDRMLDALEKVLARRREAQ; encoded by the coding sequence TTGCAGAATCTCGAATTTATCAGGGAGTTCGTTGAGGAAGCCGCATCCCATCTGGAGACCGTGGAAAACGGCCTGCTCTTGCTTGGCGAGGGCCGGCAGGAACGGGATACCATTCACAGCATCTTCCGGGCTGTTCACAGCATCAAGGGGACGGCAGGCTTTTTCGCGTTGCGCAATATCGTCGAACTCACCCATGTGATGGAAAACCTGCTTGGGGAGGCGCGCAACGGCAAGTTGGACGTCGACGGAGACATGGTCGACGCCCTGCTGGCAGCCAACGACTGTCTGAAGGCGATGGTCGGCGATGTGGAAAACAGCGAATCGGCGGACATCGCTCCCCACGTCAGGGCGCTCGAGTTATTCCTGAAGGGAAAGGATCGTCCGCCTGCCGAGCCGGCGCCGTCGATCATCGTCACCGACGCCAAACAAAACGAGGTGGCCCTGGAGGAAAAGGAAAAGACCGTCATCACGGACGCCCTTAAGCACGGGCACCGCTTGTACAAGATCCGGCTCAATCTCGTCGAAAACGTCAGCGCAAGTGTCTCGCCGGTGGTGTTCTTTCGCAAGATATCGTCCATCGGGCAGATCATCGATTCCTATACCGATATCAGCGATGTGGGCGGCCTCGATGACTTCCTTGACGCCGGCCTCAACTTTGTCTTCCTCTTTACTACGGTCCTCGAAAAGAAGTTGATCGCCCTCGCTCTGGATATTCCGGAAGAACATATCGAGGAGTTGGATGTGAACACCAAACTGGAGGAACTGGCTCAGATCCTCCGGGGAGGAATGGGGGAGACGGAGACTGCTCCTGTGCGATCATCCACGATGACGTCGCCACCGGCGGCAGGGCAGTCGCCGGCGCAATCGCCTGCGTCCGCGCAGCTGACATCTCAGGCGTCCATTGAGGCATCCGTCCAAGGAACGAACCAGCAATCAGGGGTACATAACGGGACAGCAGGAGAAGCGTTGCCGGCGGGACGGGAGACGGGACTGTCGGCGGAAGAAGGTATCGACGCCGCGAAGAAAGCGGCGGCCATCGCCGACGATACGGTGCGCGTCCATGTTTCCCTGCTCAACGACCTGCTCAACCTGGCAAGCGAGATGGTGCTGGGCCGCAATCAACTCCTGCGCTGCCTCGAAAGCCACCGCAAACAGATCCCCGGCCTCGGCGGCATCCTGCAGAACATCGACAACATCACAACAGAACTGCAGGAAAAGATCATGCAGACCCGTATGCAGCCGGTGGCGAAAATTTTCAATAAGTTCCCGCGGATCATCCGCGAACTCTCCAAAAAGCTCGGCAAGGACATTGACTTACATATGGAAGGGACCGAGGTGGAACTCGACAAGTCGATCATCGAGGCCCTCGCCGATCCCCTCACCCACCTGATCCGCAACGCCGCCGATCATGGCATCGAGATGCCTGAAAAACGAGAAGCTCTGGGCAAACCGAAAACAGGGACCATCCATCTCAAGGCCTACCATGAAGGCGGGCGCGTCAACATCGACATCGCCGATGACGGCGGCGGCATCCGGTCGGAGAAGATCAAGGCGAAAGCCCTGGAAAAAGGGCTGATCAAACCGCACCAGGCAGAGGGCCTTGCCGAACGAGAAACGCTGAACCTGCTCTTCCTCCCCGGGTTTTCCACAGCCGATCAGATCACCGACGTTTCCGGACGCGGCGTCGGCATGGATGTCGTCAAGACGAACATCGAACGCCTCGGCGGCAGCATTGATATCTTCACCCAGCCGGAGAGGGGAACCACCTTCCGGTTGACCTTGCCCCTCACCCTCGCCATCATCCCCTCCCTGATTGTGGAGGTGGCAGGCCAGAAGTTCGCCCTTCCCCAGACGAACCTGCAGGAGATGGTGCGGATCAAGCCGGGCGACGCCAACCGGAGGATCGAGCGCTTCCATGACGCCCAGGTGCTCCGTTTGCGCGGGCGGCTGCTGCCGGTCATTCACCTGGGCCAGGTCCTGGGCTTGCGCCGCGAAGCCATCGATACGAGCGCCGTTGTTCGCGTCCTCGTCCTCAAGATCGGCGCCAAGCGATACGGTCTCGCCGTTGACCGGATCCATGACGGTGAAGAGATCCTCGTCAAGCCGCTCCCGCGCCACCTCGGCGAATGCGCCTGCTACTCCGGCGTCACCATCCTGGGGGACGGGAAGACGGCCATGATCCTCGATCCTGATGGCATCGCCGCCAAGGCGAACCTGCGCTTCCTAGAGGAACAAGGGCAGCGGGACGCAAGAGAGCAGGCAGCCGCCGATATGGCCGAGGTGCAAAACCTGCTGCTCTTCCAGTGCTCCGGTCCGGAGACCTTCAGCATTGACCTCTCCCTGATCGCCCGCATCGAGCCGATCCAGGCCCACCATATCGAACGGGTCGGCGACAAGGAGTTCATCCAGTTTCGCGGCGACTCGCTCCGCGTCATTCAGCCGGAGCAATACCTCCCCGTCAACAGCGGGGGCGCGCGCCCCGAAAAGCTCTATGTCCTCATCCCGAAACTGGTCCGCTACCCCATGGGCATCCTGATCCACCGCATCCACGACATTGTCCAGACACGGGTTCGCTTCAATCAGGAGAACATCAAAGCCAAAGGCATCATGGGTACCACAATCCTGCAAAACCGCATCGTCCTCGTCGTCAATATCTTTGAACTCTTCGAATCGGCTGCGCCGGAGCACTATGCCGTCGCCGAGCGCCGGCAAGGGAGCGGGCAGCAGCGGACGATCCTCTTGGTGGAGGACACCCCCTTTTTCAGCAGAATGGAAAAAAGTTACCTGGAATGGGCCGGCTACCGGGTGCTGTCGGCTGGCAACGGGAAAGAGGCGTTGACCATCCTGGCCGCCCAGCCGGTCGATGCGGTCGTCTCCGACATCCAGATGCCGGTGATGGACGGCTTCGAACTGGCACGGCGCATCAGAGCTGATAAGAATCTCGCTCATCTCCCTGTGATCGCCGTCACCTCTATGACCGATGAGGGCAGCCGGCGCCAGGGGAGAGAGGCCGGATTCGATGACTACGAGACGAAGCTCGACAAGGACCGCATGCTCGATGCGCTGGAAAAAGTCCTGGCTCGCAGAAGGGAGGCCCAATGA
- a CDS encoding STAS domain-containing protein, whose amino-acid sequence MRFEKEGDRLILLIDTDLTANRVKEIVDEAKRRVAQQGEYDKLVIDLTRVQYIDSTGISFIIGLYKSTCGNGKNFRLTGLNEDLLGLFRLMKLDKIFDMSAAG is encoded by the coding sequence ATGCGATTCGAAAAAGAGGGAGATCGGTTGATCTTGCTGATTGACACCGATCTCACCGCCAACCGTGTCAAGGAAATCGTCGATGAGGCCAAGCGCCGCGTGGCCCAGCAAGGTGAATACGATAAACTTGTCATTGATTTGACCCGGGTGCAGTATATCGACTCCACGGGTATTTCTTTTATCATCGGTCTCTATAAATCGACATGCGGCAACGGCAAAAACTTTCGGCTCACGGGGCTCAACGAGGATCTACTGGGATTGTTCCGGCTCATGAAGTTGGACAAGATATTTGACATGTCAGCAGCCGGATAA
- a CDS encoding ATP-binding protein: MNFSFTTESTFEAVDQSIKAVMTDIREKGPGISGKQVFAVDFALRELLNNAVEHGNKMDPAKQVRCHLFLDEKSVSLDVWDEGKGFCLEKAVDDDVLQDLMRERNRGLEIIGLMGFSITVTGNHVAAQLVWTDLDRPQRGALRQE; encoded by the coding sequence TTGAATTTTTCATTTACAACCGAATCGACCTTTGAGGCGGTCGATCAGTCGATCAAAGCGGTGATGACAGACATCCGGGAAAAGGGGCCGGGCATCAGCGGCAAGCAGGTCTTTGCCGTTGACTTCGCCCTACGGGAACTGCTCAATAACGCCGTTGAACATGGAAACAAGATGGATCCTGCCAAACAGGTGCGTTGTCATCTCTTTCTTGACGAAAAGTCGGTTAGCCTGGATGTTTGGGACGAGGGGAAAGGATTCTGTCTGGAAAAAGCCGTTGATGATGACGTGTTGCAGGACCTGATGCGGGAAAGAAACCGCGGTCTGGAGATCATCGGACTGATGGGCTTTTCCATTACCGTTACCGGCAACCATGTGGCGGCCCAGTTGGTTTGGACCGATCTGGATCGGCCACAGCGGGGCGCCCTTCGTCAGGAATAA
- a CDS encoding TVP38/TMEM64 family protein: MNPRSIGPKGAALLALVVVGALLFGTEPGRRIVDLVTLTDLDELTAVLRSYGWAAWFAGFLIMTVQTLIGVIPAVFLLGALVIVFGWGPGLFIGWSGEIAGSAVAFVLFRYFGRGPVARWLAKHRRFSEWDEWTARHGFSSIFLVRLAPFVPSGAVNLAAAVSSVGFVPFILGTALGKIPTILLETVVGHDMWNPVENASRLALAVIALGLLAIIIKRFR; the protein is encoded by the coding sequence ATGAATCCCCGCTCTATTGGTCCCAAAGGCGCGGCCCTCCTGGCGCTGGTCGTCGTGGGCGCGCTGCTGTTTGGCACCGAGCCGGGACGGCGGATCGTCGACCTGGTGACCCTTACTGACTTGGATGAACTGACGGCAGTTCTTCGTTCCTACGGATGGGCCGCCTGGTTTGCCGGTTTTCTGATCATGACCGTGCAAACCCTGATCGGCGTCATTCCGGCAGTCTTTTTGCTGGGCGCGCTGGTCATTGTCTTCGGCTGGGGCCCCGGCCTCTTCATCGGCTGGAGCGGCGAGATCGCCGGATCGGCGGTGGCCTTTGTGCTTTTCCGTTACTTCGGGCGCGGTCCTGTCGCCCGCTGGCTGGCGAAACACCGGCGTTTTTCCGAGTGGGACGAATGGACGGCCCGCCATGGGTTCAGCAGCATTTTTCTCGTCCGCCTGGCCCCCTTTGTCCCCTCGGGCGCCGTCAACCTGGCGGCCGCCGTCAGTTCCGTGGGATTCGTCCCCTTTATCTTGGGAACGGCCCTCGGCAAGATCCCCACGATCCTCTTGGAGACCGTTGTCGGCCACGACATGTGGAATCCGGTGGAAAACGCCAGCCGATTGGCGCTGGCTGTGATCGCGCTGGGGCTCTTGGCGATTATCATCAAACGATTTCGTTAG
- a CDS encoding peptide chain release factor 3 — protein sequence MSTTATELQTEVQRRRTFAIISHPDAGKTTLTEKLLLYGGAIRLAGTVKARKAAKHAVSDWMEIEKQRGISVTSSVLQFDYDGYRVNILDTPGHQDFSEDTYRTLMATDSAVMVIDVAKGVEDQTKKLFHVCRQRGIPIFTFVNKLDRHGKSPFELMEEIENVLGIRAYPMNWPVGVDGNYKGVYNRRLAQIELFESGGAHGQWVMPSTIGSAEDPAFAELLGTDVHNQLIEDIELLDMAGDQFDIEKVLKGELTPMFFGSALTNFGVRPFLEEFLQLAPAPLARRSVDGLVAPDDEGFTAFVFKIQANMNPTHRDRIAFIRICSGKFARGMSVKHVPSGKSVKLAQPQQFMAQERVIIDEAYPGDVIGLFDPGVFGIGDTLCVEGKNFQFEDFPVFPPEHFARVQPKDTMKRKQFVKGMTQLTQEGAVQVFRQPEIGVESFVVGAVGVLQMEVLEYRLKQEYGVDILMQHLPFSVARWLDGYDPGKPVKGLDSGMVIRDGKERPVALFRNEWSVRWAVEQNPQIRFLTVPER from the coding sequence ATGTCCACGACGGCGACGGAACTGCAAACAGAAGTCCAGCGGCGCCGCACCTTCGCCATCATCTCCCACCCTGACGCGGGGAAGACGACCTTGACGGAAAAGTTGCTCCTCTACGGCGGCGCCATCCGCCTGGCAGGCACGGTCAAGGCCCGCAAAGCGGCGAAGCATGCCGTCTCGGACTGGATGGAGATCGAGAAGCAGCGGGGCATTTCGGTCACGTCGAGTGTCCTGCAGTTTGATTATGACGGCTATCGCGTCAATATCCTGGATACCCCCGGTCACCAGGACTTCAGCGAAGACACCTACCGCACCCTGATGGCCACCGACAGCGCTGTCATGGTCATCGATGTGGCCAAAGGCGTTGAGGATCAGACGAAAAAACTGTTCCATGTCTGCCGGCAGCGGGGCATCCCCATCTTCACCTTCGTCAACAAGCTGGACCGGCACGGCAAGAGCCCCTTTGAGCTAATGGAAGAGATCGAGAACGTGCTGGGCATCCGCGCCTACCCAATGAACTGGCCCGTCGGCGTCGATGGCAACTACAAAGGCGTCTACAACCGCCGCCTGGCCCAGATCGAGCTCTTTGAGAGCGGCGGCGCCCATGGGCAGTGGGTGATGCCCTCCACCATCGGCAGCGCCGAAGACCCGGCCTTCGCCGAACTGCTCGGGACCGACGTCCACAACCAGTTGATCGAGGACATCGAACTGCTCGACATGGCTGGCGATCAGTTCGACATCGAAAAGGTGCTCAAGGGCGAACTGACGCCCATGTTCTTCGGCAGCGCCCTGACCAATTTTGGCGTCCGCCCCTTCCTGGAAGAGTTTTTGCAACTGGCGCCGGCACCGCTGGCCCGGCGTTCCGTCGATGGCTTGGTCGCCCCTGACGATGAGGGCTTTACGGCTTTCGTGTTCAAGATCCAGGCCAATATGAACCCGACCCACCGCGACCGCATTGCCTTCATCCGCATCTGCTCGGGCAAGTTTGCCCGCGGCATGAGCGTCAAACACGTCCCCTCCGGCAAGAGCGTCAAGCTGGCCCAGCCGCAGCAGTTCATGGCCCAGGAGCGGGTGATCATTGATGAGGCCTACCCCGGCGATGTCATCGGCCTTTTCGACCCTGGCGTCTTCGGCATCGGCGACACCCTCTGCGTGGAAGGAAAGAACTTTCAATTTGAGGACTTTCCCGTCTTCCCGCCGGAGCACTTCGCCCGGGTGCAACCCAAAGACACAATGAAACGCAAGCAGTTTGTCAAGGGGATGACCCAGTTGACCCAGGAGGGAGCCGTTCAGGTTTTCCGGCAGCCGGAGATCGGCGTCGAGTCTTTCGTCGTCGGGGCCGTCGGCGTGCTGCAGATGGAGGTCCTCGAATACCGGCTCAAACAGGAGTACGGCGTCGACATCCTCATGCAGCACCTGCCTTTCAGCGTCGCCCGCTGGCTCGATGGGTACGACCCCGGCAAACCGGTCAAGGGCCTCGACAGCGGCATGGTGATCCGCGACGGCAAGGAGCGTCCGGTGGCCCTCTTCCGCAACGAATGGTCGGTCCGCTGGGCCGTTGAGCAAAACCCGCAGATCAGGTTTCTGACGGTGCCGGAGCGATGA
- a CDS encoding MASE3 domain-containing protein, with protein MERTEKNSRGTPPTPGIARGIPWIFGAVFFWLFVTAMVPLEVKERMNAGFVLPLHIIIEGAGIVVSMFVFSTIWHTREKAASWLVYVGSSFWVVGMLDSLHLLTYPGMAASPLANVQLYVLFGCLSRLLLAGAMLTNLLISPLKRVSLRNSLFMFLSAVALFFAIVASLFGYVLPNPQLLNEQDLTWLRNAVMAAAFALNLLGAWLYWQRGKDQKSDQGRLIAGGLALGALSALSFFLEASVPGFFYLTTHLLKVLSYGFFYQAIFIHQVKIPFEELARRRSEHRARMVALMNASKDGIAFYTRKHGEWVCNASFGELFGIDEEVLHFDDTDLFYRAIQGKLEEPEKVAAILQHDLQRDAVERLGPWRVSVLSEPARSVDLYLNPVEVEREVLGWLLIFRDVTKETEFHRLRSEYFSAATHEIRTPLASIDGYIDLALEPGVPMEERRHYLNQAKSNLSRLHQLVSNILDLEKLQASPPGHRFEPLTVETLLTPIADNYAILAAKKGVQFHCEIAPGLPILYGDEIRLGQALSNLLSNAIKYTLAGSCGIQACQQEDKIRIDVRDTGIGLSELEMIHLFERFYRAENEVTRKTTGTGLGLSIVKAIIESHGGEIAVSSQLGRGTTFTILLPIVDLSQIEPAVL; from the coding sequence TTGGAAAGGACAGAGAAAAATTCGCGAGGGACGCCGCCGACGCCAGGGATCGCAAGAGGCATCCCCTGGATCTTCGGCGCCGTTTTTTTCTGGCTGTTTGTCACCGCCATGGTTCCCCTGGAAGTCAAGGAGCGAATGAACGCCGGTTTTGTATTGCCGTTGCATATCATTATCGAAGGCGCCGGCATCGTTGTTTCCATGTTTGTCTTTTCAACCATCTGGCATACACGCGAAAAGGCGGCTTCCTGGTTGGTGTACGTGGGGAGTTCCTTCTGGGTGGTGGGCATGCTTGACAGCCTTCACCTGTTGACCTATCCGGGCATGGCGGCTTCCCCCTTGGCCAATGTTCAATTATACGTGCTTTTCGGGTGTCTCAGCCGGCTGCTCCTGGCGGGGGCGATGCTGACCAATCTGCTCATTTCGCCCTTGAAACGGGTTTCTTTGCGAAATAGCCTGTTCATGTTTTTATCAGCCGTGGCGCTGTTTTTTGCCATCGTTGCCTCGCTCTTTGGTTATGTGCTTCCCAATCCCCAACTGCTGAACGAACAGGACTTGACATGGCTGAGAAACGCCGTGATGGCAGCCGCCTTCGCCCTCAATCTCCTCGGCGCTTGGTTGTATTGGCAGCGGGGAAAGGATCAAAAGAGCGATCAGGGGAGACTGATCGCCGGCGGCTTGGCACTCGGCGCGTTGTCCGCATTATCTTTCTTTCTGGAGGCTTCTGTTCCCGGATTTTTTTACCTTACCACCCATCTCCTCAAGGTCCTCAGTTATGGCTTCTTTTATCAAGCCATCTTCATCCATCAAGTGAAAATTCCCTTTGAAGAGCTCGCTCGCCGGCGTTCTGAGCACCGGGCGCGTATGGTGGCCTTGATGAATGCCAGCAAAGATGGGATCGCCTTTTACACACGCAAGCATGGAGAATGGGTCTGCAACGCATCCTTCGGCGAGTTGTTCGGCATTGACGAAGAGGTGCTCCACTTTGACGACACCGATCTGTTTTACCGCGCCATTCAGGGCAAGCTTGAGGAGCCGGAAAAGGTGGCTGCCATCCTGCAACATGACTTGCAGCGAGATGCTGTCGAACGCTTGGGTCCCTGGCGCGTCTCTGTGCTATCCGAACCGGCGCGCAGCGTTGACCTCTATCTCAACCCCGTGGAAGTGGAGCGGGAGGTCCTCGGCTGGTTGCTGATCTTCCGCGATGTGACCAAGGAGACGGAGTTTCATCGCCTGCGGAGCGAGTACTTTTCCGCAGCCACCCATGAGATCCGCACCCCCCTGGCCAGCATCGACGGCTATATTGACCTGGCGCTGGAACCGGGCGTTCCGATGGAAGAACGGCGCCATTATCTCAACCAGGCCAAGTCCAACCTGAGCCGCCTGCACCAATTGGTCAGCAACATCCTCGACCTGGAAAAGCTGCAGGCCAGTCCGCCGGGACACCGCTTTGAGCCGTTGACCGTGGAGACGCTGCTCACGCCCATCGCCGATAACTACGCCATCCTCGCCGCCAAAAAGGGAGTACAGTTTCACTGTGAGATCGCGCCGGGGCTGCCGATCCTCTACGGTGATGAGATCCGCCTGGGTCAGGCGCTCAGCAACCTCCTCTCCAATGCGATCAAGTACACCCTTGCCGGAAGCTGTGGGATCCAGGCCTGCCAGCAAGAGGATAAGATCCGGATCGATGTGCGGGACACGGGGATCGGCTTGTCGGAGTTGGAGATGATCCATCTTTTCGAGCGATTCTACCGAGCTGAGAACGAAGTGACCCGCAAGACGACGGGAACGGGCCTGGGGCTTTCCATCGTCAAGGCGATCATCGAATCCCATGGCGGCGAGATCGCCGTCTCGAGCCAATTAGGACGAGGGACGACCTTTACCATCCTGCTTCCTATCGTCGATCTAAGCCAGATCGAGCCGGCGGTGCTGTGA
- a CDS encoding DUF445 domain-containing protein, whose product MKWKKADIVLAGAALAFLLFTGLRWLYPQALWAKMGFFTAEAALVGGIADWFAITALFRRPLGFPWHTELIPRNRQKTIDAIVKVVEGDLLGVDVVKAKLAHVRLTDGLVDWLDRQEGKRYLTDFFGHISQEALGHLQPKTLARYVERPVKERLRRVSLAAQLTQWGRQALEKGEEERWIALLIEEMHQAAARPETRDRIYRFLRGAEKRQSEGLLSTLVLTTALLTNSYNPSQAADSLHRRLLESLTEMRDPGHPLRVRLKEILIEKTTGLAERSDLTEAIESWKERIIDELPLEDWLRALWPSGQNASSLSGSAESGASAALQGATPRGLALQGSVESLVRRLVEDPLLRERLEERLKEALFTIIEKEHRLIGTIVRNVLDAFTNDDLNRFIEDKAGNDLQWIRINGSVVGAIVGLVLFLFLQYLYHPLILPLTQGQ is encoded by the coding sequence ATGAAGTGGAAAAAAGCGGACATCGTACTGGCCGGGGCAGCGCTGGCCTTTCTCCTTTTTACCGGCTTGCGGTGGCTCTATCCGCAGGCGCTCTGGGCGAAAATGGGCTTTTTTACGGCTGAAGCGGCTCTCGTCGGCGGCATCGCCGACTGGTTTGCCATCACAGCCCTCTTTCGCCGGCCCCTCGGCTTTCCCTGGCACACGGAACTGATCCCGCGCAACCGGCAAAAGACCATCGACGCCATCGTCAAGGTGGTGGAAGGGGATCTCCTCGGTGTTGACGTCGTCAAGGCCAAACTGGCCCATGTGCGCCTGACCGATGGACTTGTCGACTGGCTGGACCGGCAAGAGGGGAAACGGTACTTGACCGATTTCTTCGGGCACATCAGCCAGGAGGCCTTGGGCCACCTGCAGCCGAAGACGCTGGCCCGGTATGTCGAGCGACCGGTTAAGGAACGGCTCCGGCGGGTCTCCCTGGCGGCCCAGTTGACCCAGTGGGGCCGGCAAGCGCTGGAAAAGGGAGAGGAAGAGCGTTGGATCGCCCTCCTGATCGAGGAGATGCATCAGGCGGCGGCCCGGCCGGAGACGCGCGATCGGATCTACCGTTTTCTTCGTGGAGCGGAAAAAAGGCAGTCCGAGGGTTTGCTCAGCACACTGGTACTGACGACGGCGCTGCTCACGAACAGCTACAACCCCTCCCAGGCCGCCGATTCGTTGCACCGGCGACTGCTGGAGAGCTTGACGGAGATGCGGGATCCCGGGCACCCCCTGCGGGTCCGCCTGAAGGAGATCCTGATCGAAAAAACAACGGGACTGGCCGAACGGAGCGATCTGACCGAGGCGATCGAGTCCTGGAAAGAGCGGATCATCGATGAATTGCCCCTCGAGGATTGGCTGCGCGCCCTGTGGCCTTCCGGGCAGAACGCATCCAGCCTCTCCGGCTCCGCAGAAAGCGGGGCATCAGCCGCGCTGCAAGGAGCGACGCCGCGAGGATTGGCGCTGCAAGGCTCCGTGGAATCCCTTGTCCGGCGCCTGGTGGAGGATCCCTTGTTGCGGGAACGCCTCGAGGAGCGGCTCAAAGAGGCGCTCTTTACGATCATCGAAAAAGAACACCGCTTGATCGGAACCATCGTCCGCAACGTCCTCGACGCCTTCACCAACGACGATCTAAACCGGTTTATTGAAGACAAGGCCGGCAACGATCTGCAGTGGATCCGCATCAACGGGTCCGTGGTGGGCGCTATCGTGGGGCTTGTCCTTTTTCTGTTCCTGCAATACCTGTACCATCCGCTGATCCTTCCCTTGACGCAAGGGCAGTAG
- a CDS encoding DUF445 domain-containing protein, which produces MNNRHTATLVLLIALAGFLVSTPFEDTFFGGLVASGCSAALIGGLADWFAVTALFRRPLGIPWRTAIIPRNRERIFEALVSMVKEELLSRETLKEQLNRYDLTEPIFAHLLGEGRKAEQPLGDMLAGMSTLLRDRKVKDVLEEAARSLLSGLPLWPVLADSVEWALDSGKAGRLIDVAVGELETLVRHPLVKGELARLVRETRSAYESGMRRRRFFDDLVIGLAGKTPETQLVDSAAAFLDGFRKTGDPQRLRLEAQIRRWVDELRSDPQRQREVEAWKATLIQRLELGPLLTELLEDQTGRSGDDHPRWLKLLRSRLERLLTELRHDRERRQALDEMLKVHLFRWIDERHEEIGKLVQENLQSISDEKLVELIESKAGNDLQMIRINGAVVGGLAGMLLHLATLWLP; this is translated from the coding sequence ATGAATAACCGGCATACGGCCACGCTGGTCCTCCTGATTGCCCTGGCGGGCTTTCTGGTCAGCACCCCCTTTGAAGATACCTTTTTCGGCGGCCTCGTTGCCAGCGGTTGCAGCGCCGCCTTGATCGGCGGGTTGGCCGACTGGTTCGCTGTGACGGCCCTCTTTCGCCGTCCCCTCGGCATCCCCTGGCGAACCGCCATCATCCCCCGCAACCGGGAGCGGATCTTCGAGGCCCTCGTATCGATGGTGAAAGAGGAACTGCTTTCCCGGGAGACGCTGAAAGAGCAGTTGAACCGGTACGACCTGACGGAACCCATCTTCGCGCACCTGCTTGGGGAGGGGCGGAAGGCGGAACAGCCTCTGGGCGATATGCTGGCCGGCATGTCGACGCTGCTCCGGGATCGGAAGGTGAAGGACGTCTTGGAAGAGGCGGCCCGCTCGCTGCTCTCGGGACTGCCCCTGTGGCCTGTGCTGGCGGACAGTGTGGAATGGGCCCTTGACAGCGGCAAGGCGGGGCGGCTCATCGATGTGGCCGTCGGGGAGTTGGAGACCCTTGTCCGCCACCCCCTGGTCAAAGGGGAACTGGCTCGTCTTGTCCGGGAGACCCGCAGCGCCTACGAATCGGGGATGCGCCGCCGTCGCTTTTTTGATGATCTCGTCATTGGACTTGCCGGCAAGACGCCGGAGACGCAACTGGTCGACAGCGCCGCCGCCTTTCTGGACGGATTCCGCAAAACCGGCGACCCGCAGCGGTTGCGCTTGGAGGCGCAGATCCGCCGATGGGTCGATGAACTGCGTTCCGACCCGCAGCGGCAGCGCGAGGTGGAGGCCTGGAAGGCGACGTTGATTCAGCGCCTGGAACTGGGTCCCCTGTTGACGGAACTGCTGGAGGATCAAACGGGGCGCTCCGGCGATGATCACCCGCGGTGGTTGAAGCTCTTGCGCAGCCGCCTGGAACGGCTGTTGACGGAACTGCGCCATGATCGGGAACGAAGGCAGGCCCTCGATGAGATGTTGAAGGTCCATCTCTTCCGCTGGATCGACGAACGCCATGAGGAGATCGGCAAACTGGTGCAGGAGAACCTGCAGTCGATCAGTGACGAAAAACTGGTGGAACTGATTGAATCGAAGGCAGGCAATGACCTGCAGATGATCCGGATCAACGGGGCGGTCGTGGGCGGCCTGGCAGGCATGCTGCTCCACCTGGCGACCCTCTGGCTGCCGTGA